taaagttagaagttgtttaaaatatttttccaaccCATTTTGagcggaaatttaattctctacaaaaaaggtcatataataaaattacgtaaagttgatagttactcagataattgcaattttgctcttaataatgaaattttcaagatattactttttcaaggtaaaaaataaattttatcatagaaATTTCGCAGAAAATCCAATTTTCTACGAACCAgacctaataaaaatttattcaaagttgatagttacaaagataatagcaatttttagtaaaaaccaccaaataacgagaaatgtgactatttaaacataaaactgccagtttctgaataactataaatttcaaCTTTTACCAGAAGAccaattttgtaagaaatttgattttccatGAAACTtacatgataaaatttatattttactcgaaaaagtgataatatcttgaaaaattatatattctagaacaaaattgcaattatctcagtaactatcaattttacgtaattttattataggaccttttatgtagaaaattaaattttcgatcaaaatgtgttgaaaaaaaaattttaaacaacttcaaactttagcgggatttggcgagcctaaTTTAttgagctaaaattttttttgatttccgaaaaattttttttttgtacaaaaaaaaatatttttggtattaataataaaaattcaaaaaaaacgtattttcggCCCACTCTAATGTCtatataggaaattaaacgctTTACAAACAAAGTcactcatcattttttgataaatccacctgttcaatagttattaatgctcgaagtaaagttcgAGATCTTTCcacttttccggcaaaactataagatttattataaattgttataggtttttttttgttgacaattttattttctactaataattatcagtagagtttaaaaaaaaaaccgattaaaGCTTAGTCTCCCTTAACTTAAATCCTTGctccaatattttttcaatattgatGTCCACTTTTGAATGtcgaagaaaattaaaaatatctaacatttatcaattaattatttttaacgtaaaataacaacaatagtAATAACGTCGGTATCAGCGAGCCAATGAGGGAATAGTTGAGTGGCGGGAAAAATAACCTGGgttacgaaaaaaagtttatcattacaaatttaaaatttgttttcaatgTTACTTCAAGGAAATCTCccgaaatatttatatattataattaaaaatccctttaccaaattttcggatttattttgtctaaaaatatataaaaattgtacatatttttttgttttcatcaaCGTCCCAACTTGagtacaatttaaaataaaaatattgatatggatttaaatttcttgttgGCTGGATTTatatgccagtgtgaattcaatttattataaaaagatCACTAACATTGATCATATTTCatatactgtaaaaagagcggtgttaaaaatggacttgttttatgaaaataaataaagaatatcatttattaacaagtagagtgatcgagtaagtaaaaatatttacaaagtaaaatatttcaacactggtctagaatatttacaccggcggcggcgttattctcacaccgctttcgatgttgaaatttaacaccgccgattttaacacctacactgcttggacttaccccggtgatttttttacagtgtagtgatTCAATATCTCGATTTTAGTTAGTTAAAATTAGGAATGAAGAGAGAAAATCAATATTGTCATGATTGGTCCTTTTTAAGGAGTGGAGGTAAAATTTACCTTTCCGATAATTCGTCAAAATTTAGTGGAGGGGGTGGTCAAAGTATACACACATGTCACACGGTCAGTAGCACTCATTACGCTTGAGACTTTGCGCTGTACGCCTCGCACTTTAAACTCTTCATTTAGTTACTATCGATTGTCTGAAACATCATGGACTGtgattttcaaagtttaaCGTGCACAAGTGCAGGTACCATTGCGCTGGAGAACTTCGACGAACTTCTGTACACCAACGAGACTGGGACAATTACTCCGTTATACACGGAGTTTTCTACAGGTCTCAGCGTTAACGACGTTTGGGGCTTCAAAGTGGAGGTTAGCCACGACGAAGAAGATGAACACTGGATCTCCTTGGGGATCCTTCCATTGAAAACGGAGCATACCTTAATCAGCTTCGAGCTCGAATGCTGTGTGGTGGATGAGGAAGGTAACATACTGCGACTGCCTGCAGAAATTGAACCTTTCAAAGACTACGACAATTATATATACCTCGGGGATTTCTTCAAACGAAGTGAGCCCGACTTATTGCGTCTACTGTCGGACGGAACTCTAATTTTACAGTTAGAGCTGACTATTCGTATAGGCGacgatttgaaataattagatactcaagtttcgaactttgaattaaaaacggcccttttcagggccaccaaatttttcacacgtaaaaactcaagttttatatattctcCATCTCATTCTTCGTCCTAAACTCTTccaaaattgatattatttatttaatgcctacTAAAGATCATTAATGATacagaagttagcagacgtctaataatttttggtttttttttttaagacgataaactataaaaaaaaatatttgaaaaaattgcacaagtagtttttttaattttctacatgtgcatatttttatcttatttttttgcaattaatttgttgaaaaacaaaaattcaaaaatttttaaatgtctgctaacttcaggatgatAGTAATTAATCTGAATCTTCCctccaatatttttccaacattAATGCCTACTTTTCAAATGtcaaaaagcattaaaaatatcaaacatatatttatgatactcgATTTAGCcgtcttaaaatttacaattttttttcaaacttaaaaattataaaaaaaatctgggcgtcggttgaccctgcgggccagtcccaaatcttcccgctgttttcgagcttaaggtgcttgaaaacatcactgtgaatatattttcgagctcgaaaatgctattacatggaatcatttttttatgagcttttcaagctctaacaagttacgttttatgctagagtttgaaaagttaagaatcgaaaatcattaatgaagaagcggcgtttaaatttttattatcgattatatTCTCTGAAATAAACGTGTTGAGGcaaaaatcaatgtcagtgatcaaaatcaggatttgaatgagttttgacttaggtcagagcaataatatatggaatatccgataaaaacattaaagactgggtttttcaattttttgctgacaaacTAAGAAACAAGAtttatgacattatctgatgatcggaagagactatacagagaaagagttggtatgttttcagacacattttagcacattttattttgatttatcatgaaaaaataacataaaaagttatttttttaacgtttcagcgccgatatcttttgaactaatcaaccgattttgacgtttgaggtggcaaccggcgcgttttcttgaattctagagcttaTTAAATTCacctaaaatatgataaaaccATTGTAgtggtcataacttgacgggaaataaaaaaattttttattaataattttttggggagGGGTCCTTCGTGCCccagaaaacaaaaattttttattcgattttttataaaatttcgactGATTCTTCCGAAACAGACGGAATATAAACGAATCTGATGGTCAAAAGCCACGACAAGAAAAAACCGgcttaaggggttaggggtactcaggggtatgaaaaaatgatgattttcaataattttttttttgtagttaattactttatttgacaaaaataaaaacatagctttattagaacacgtttcgatttgacttcacgaaaatttcaaaaaaaaaaattaataattcaaaaagttatcgctgtttttgtagagcccgttcctcccgaagtcctttgcggtgatcatcataagtccttggagattcatctaaaatcaatcggacaagaaaaattagttttattaatagataatcttgtgcctgatcgaagctttttttttttttttcgaaattaacaaaatggcggcctcaggaaatttttttcaaattttcgagaaaaaaaccgacagtttattgttaaaaaaaaatcgaaattttgaaaaaaaaaaaaaatccttcgatcaggcacgagtttttaatgtatttcaaaagtacaataaattttattgaaatctaccgagcagtttttaagttacagtgatcaccagttcagaaaacatagttttgagaaaaacgcatttaaagttttgctatggatttatgtcgaattataagaattatttaataacttacactgagtcatctattcctggaccatataatagctcttcagccgacatagcagcttccaaaatatcgatttgctggtgcctacgttgcaatcgaccttctcgggtgttatcattagcgcgcttatctgctactttgatacgtgcagcatccattctttctgcataccgatgagaattaggcccacaattaagtcctagtgtattcatcaagactaataatgaatttataccctcattaaatatacacatagcaacgtatgcagctatttgtacgatggtaaaactagtatttaccgtttttgggcatattttccatactagttggttaaagctttcattattattctgattgaatccacctacacatcttgaaagtaaattttcattactaagatcttcgtatataggcttgatagcttttaaaacatcagaaggtaaaggagaataatcgtgagaaaaggtatcaagctctcctcttgcttcagcgcgctggtaagagcaccaagattcttcgccttttggacacatatcatgattcggtttttcatcactcgagccgtagtgataaaaggttgccattatagcagatttcatattttcaatagaatcacaatgccggcgtattgctaaaccatagtacacagttagtttgtctattaattttcctgTGAGCTTACCTCGACCACCAAGACCTTTTTGTTTACTCTTCAGCGTACGTAATCGACTCCCCATCTGCTTTTGGACATGCCCTAtacattcctttttatttacagttgtattttcgtaaggatctgattttataattcctgaataggtcttggagtcaccatcaccaatatagttggcatacttaactccatatttagtttcagaatacgaaaacatttcgaccatcgcatccacctccattttcccagaagacccttgatgattagcagaacacacatcttcatgcgattgataccattcctcgaactcaacagtatttgttttttttttccaatactcacatagcttacaatatgcacttttaatgtttatgtcaagaatctttccagtaaaatagccaattatagaagaaactccaaatgacgatgtatatccccgtttttgccaggttccatctcccgatacagttagatgatttatatcttcattttcagttgttggcattgcttgcttttcttcattcacagctttcgtcatgaaggtttctgcgacggctttactacaattcaaaatctgtttcagtaaaattgtatgcgtagatttatctaaaaaagacggcatgtccatcaggccgcaaaacttgcacaatccttcgtatcctattcctagtattctcattacaaaaatgaaacgtctgtttatttcataagaatgcccaacgaaagaacaggaaggaatatattcatttccacagttattacatgcaactacaattttgaatcccagcccacgtgtacttgctgtttgaaacactacatttccatcacattttttacattttataagagcagaaattgcagtgaatacctgaataaaatttattattcgaaattcagtactgctgtcttcaggtacatcatcttcagtgttttgttttaattttttagaagatgtactctgaatactttcatcacgttcggctgttttcggattaaaaacattctttcttttgactgaacgcgacttattaattttttcagaactccgaagttctcttgaaacctttctagaatcacgtcccatggttaataatttaattcacttgagaaataatttatcacaaaactatcgactgatcagtgcaacgactacaggtatactggcaaccaaaaattatttttcagttcttgtactacctacaaattgtgaatatatgtagaaggatatatatatatatatatatatatatatatatatatatatatatatatatatatatatatatatatataattataaatacattaaaatggggagatattcatgacaatgaaacccgaaaggtcggttgcttgcagctgtttctagctacctgctctcgaatgccacgtagcacccgagcgtcctttggtcattgttaaataactcgaaaagaatttgtcggattcacttcaaattttcacacaatatttttaaaatattatactttaagaaaatgcaaaaaaaaaaaaatcgattttttgaaaattctgactacccctaaccccttaaggGGGCATTCGtaccccggtctcccctacgTATATCTACTTGGATATTAATCTTAATACATCTCTATATCTGCTTacatatgattagatctgagcagatataattatatatgctGATATCTAGCAAGATCAAGTATTTGGATGTATTCGGATATCAACAGATATAACGAGATCTAGGCATATCTGGTTGGATCCAAACGTTTTTTATCGGGCGTGctataaaatatagttaaaacACAGAGTAATATCtcaaacgaaataaaaacgaaaacagaaaacaaaagaaaacctacaaaaataaaaagtgttaTTGGTTGTGAGTGCTTAGTTAAGTATTAACTCACATTTGTGAGCATAATTATatccattaaaaaatatacgaaattcaaatatatattttaaatattataaaacaaagcAGTGCACATTACGAAGTAAACATCAAAGGTGCCAACAGTTATTGtgttttgattaattaaaataagttggTATTATCACACAACCCTCGCTCGAAAATCGCTTGTACGAGAGAACTAGCAGCCAATTCAGGGGTCAACAGCGAAGGAGTATTCTAACAGAGAATAAAGAAGATTTAAAAGTATCAGCGTAAAGGTAGGAAATTCAGAATTGACTTCTTTCTTTCTTGACTCAATAACAAATTTCGAATAAgcctcaaaattttaagtggCAATAAGGATGCGATAAATCTGGGAATTGGTTGAATTGATGACCAGTTTCTCTACCTATCGACTAACGGAGACATAGTTcatcggctgaagaggaggtcccgtaaacattttgttggcaccgggtaaatccaactgtatctaatgtattttgggccaaggatcacgaaaattgggtccattttgttcaaaagtggtgcaaacaattgtttataacaatttaattgtttgaatcgaaataactcccgaacagctggtttgttggggcagcgtagaggaaaaaaaatgttcagaataaaaaaaaacacaaaaaaagtatcacatggtttttttgcatctcgaatatttcgcgagatataataaaaaaacgagccggcgctcggacctctccctcgcgcactagcgactgcctgagttttttacattaaaaatcatagaaaaaaaaaaaaaaataatcgattaattgttgatactaccaatcgacagcattttttctgaatcGAATTTTTGCcgtatcgtcaaaagacgtttttttttttgttcacaaatgttataaacaaacggattttttcaaagtccagattgggttaaaaaaatcgacaaattgtcgatactaccaatcgacagcgTTTTTTATGAAacgaatttctgtcgtatcgtcaaaaaacgttttttggtagtatcgacattttttcgattttttgaacacatttcggactttgaaaaaatccatttgtttataacatttgtgaacaaaaaaaaaaacgtcttttgacgatacgacaaaaattcgtttcagaaaaaatgctgtcgattggtaatatcaacaattaatcgattttttttttatttttctatgatttttaatttaaaaaacttagaaaaattccggcctatccagcatctgacgcgatttggcggagagagagctcgcgcataggcagtcgctagtgcgcgagggagaggtccgggcgccggctcgtttttttattatatctcgcgaaatatttgagatgcaaaaaaaacacatgataccttttttgtgtatttttttatactaaacattttttttcttctacactgccccaacaaaccagccgttcgggagttattttgatttaaacaattaaaatgttataaacaattgttagcaccacttttgaacaaaatggacccaattttcgtgatccttggcccaaaatacataagatacagttggatttacccggtgccaacaaaatgtttacgggacctcctcttcagccgatggactattactgctgatttaaaaaaaaatatctcccaTTTTACGTGTCAACTTATAATAAAACCATTACAATCTAttactaacttttttttacatattattttttgatattcaTCCAAAAATCATCTGAaattcatatttgtgtcaaaatatGACTTGCACATGATATTCAGCTGACCACCTGTGAATTACCGGCGAAATTTCGCAATTTTTCACACGGGtgatgtttaaaattaaaacccgAAACCTGGATgtcaatgtaaaaaataaattttataatacacatcataaatttttaattttctaattacaatttttaaattccaaaaattaatttttcctgtatagataataaattttaatatttatcttataattatgtacgtttgaattgtaaataaaagaatacctatttaaaatgatactaTTTACTGATTACCGTCATTATGTTATTTGTCGCCTCTTAATGTACACAGGTAATTTATTTCCGTATACTTtaatttcataggaaattttaaatctattatttgAGACTTcggcataaatatataatgacaaacttaattatttgccTATTTGCCATTTGGTCTTTCACAGGAATAGTAATTACGTTCACACGTGAATATGCAGACCTTAATGACCATAATATTGTGAGTTCTAAGTCTAATTACCTTTTCCTAATTACATCAGGTACATTTCTTCAGCCCCAaactattactttttaattacccCCATACCTATTGTTGTGACAATttcttttgttataaaatccCTTAAATTTTAGTGTCTTGTCAATATTTCCTCACTTTATTCTCGAACTTCATACCCAACAGTTCATCTGagaatatttcaaaagttacggaaaaaaccaaattgtgTTATTTCAAAGTGCTTAAGCTGTTCCAGTGCAGAGTAAGAAAGTTTCCAGTGAAGTTAAATTAACAGTGAAaaattgtgaataaaaatgGCTCAAAAGTGGTATTTCAACAAAGAAGAGTTGAAGAACTCTCCTAGTTCCAAGGATGGCATCAGCGCGGAGAAGGAGCTAGATCACAAACAACAAGCCGCTTACCTTATAACTGATTTGGGCAAGCGGCTAAAGTTGTCAGAAGTCTGTGTGTACACTGCCATTGTGTACATGCACAGATTCTTTATTCACCATTCATTAGCCAAAATTCACCGGTATGAAATTGCCACGGCAGCGATTTTTCTGGCGGCAAAGGTGGAAGAAGAGCCACAAAAATCGCAGGCGGTCATCAGCGCTCTTCATGTCTGCCTCAACAAATACGAAGTTCACCAACTGGACACTACTTTTGCCGAGAACCAGGAAAAGGTCAAGGCACTAACTTCAAATGAGCAACTTCTTCTGGCAACACTTGGATTCTAGATAGGGGTTAGTCACCCTCATCATTACATCAAGAAATTCTGTGGGGAAATAAAAGCTTGCAAGGAATTATGCAAGATTTTCCTGCAGATGGCTAATTACACTTTACAAATGACGTCAATGTGCGTGAAATATAAACCGGCAGTTGTGGCGTCATTCTGTATTTATTTCACCATTCAATCATCGCAGTGGAAGATTCCCCAAGTCATAGACGGGAATCTTTGGTTTTGGCTCCTCGACACAACAAGTATTTCATGTTAAtagtaaatagtaaaatagtaaatcatattttaaaaatttactttttatttaataagtttaatatattttttgtaaataattaaataataatgtaattaaaattaatgataatgcaCCATAGACTTAATCAtgtcttttgaaaaataaaatattaataaaacgaaatcctctttttgttttgattttaatataattaattattttatataagtaattttattttaagagtaataattaatttttatgacagtaaagttagcgaacatctgacaattttttaaactttgaaataaaaattaaaatgtttacaaaataaaaaaaaaaattcatatttagacaattcgaaattcagtagatgcattttttaaaaattttattactttacttatttaatttttttagatgtaattaaaaaattgtcggaTGTCTACTGCACTTACACTTagttaatttttccaaattacatttttataaaattttttaatgaatgcagaataaaaatcaaaaatttaattcaaaatatcactttctatttttaaaaaatacaaattatcttcgaataaaaaattaaaaaaaaaatatgatcctgaagttagcagacagttaaaaattttcaaacgtatttttcaagaattcaattaaaaataaaataattgctcataaataaaattaaaaaaactataggtgcaattttttaaaatgtcatgtttaaaaaaaaaattcaaaaattagacgtcggctactTTAAGTGTCATAAATAGGGCTAAGATTtttgctttaatttaaaatcaagcaataataaatactggtgtcaaatttttgaaattacggaaaaaatattggttgtcgaaaaaagttttttgagcAAAAGtcctaggaaatttaattaaaaaaaaaatgtctcttattattttttcttaggactaaaaagaaagacgtaatttaaaaattaagatttccacaattatcaaaaatttgaattattcatatgaatattaattttagaattgcggtgaaaatattggccgtataaacaaatttttcgattaaaagttgttcagaatttaattaaaaaaaaaaatgtcttttattattttttcttaggactaaaaagaaagccgtaattttaaaattaagattttcataattctcaaaaatttaaattattcatatggatcttaattttggaattacggtgaaaatattggccatataaaaaaattattttagtaaaaggtgttcaaaattcaatataaaaaaaaaatgtctcttattattttttcttaggaccaaaaagaaagccgtaattttaaaattaagattttcataattcttaaaaattagaattattaaaataaatgaatagaaactttattgatataaaatttttgaatttttgaggtCGGGAAAAgaaaaatcggtttattagtgAAAGCagacaaaaaatatcgaaatatattttgaaaattatgaatttttaacttcccgctaagaaaattgtaaattttcaaaaattcgggaagttattggtttcggtccgattaacgacaatcgaatttccatcagatgtcgacttttgaggtcctaggaagctattctgactgaTTTcgagatgatgtccgagtgtatgtatgtatgtatgcacgtacgtacgtatgtaaatacctgtatcttttgaacggatgaactgattttaaactttaaggtgtcattcgacgcggattgtcaatatcttgaagccgtgagaaaattgagcttgatcggtagggctcgttcagagatattccaaaaataaaactttttcaaaagtgttctttttggataacttttaatgtgctcgatggattgattcgaAAATGAACTgagctctagagctttataagccgcgtcgaatgccaccttaaccatcaaaatcggtttattcgttcaaaagaaaccgttgtcgaaagaattaaaaaaaaaaatttttttattttttctgaaatatctcaaaaacaacttgataaatcgaattcaaaatttgatcagctttagaatttgataaaacgcgtcgattgccacctcaaccgtctcgatcagtttattcgtttgagagatatcgttggagaaaaaatggtaaaaaacgttttttttcgaaaacaacagcatacaaacgtattgtcgagctcgaaaatgtattcacaataatgttttcgaggtttttgagctcgaaaacagcgggaagttttggggctggcccgcagggtcaactgacagaccgatttttttttcatttgttgcTTTCATTTTATACTCAATACTCTAATTCAGTATAATAAATTGCGATGTCgccagtaaaaatttttaaaataaatttaaatatgttgctttgtcaaaattacaaattttataatgccGTCATGCTATACAatacgtatagtaatttttctataaaatattacgtgaaaaataccgtaaaattctttAAGTGtagattgaaaaattaaaattatttcattttattattcctgtaagtaaattaattacacttGAGTACCCAAGATGTCAAAGAAAATCATCGagtgtcaaaatttttatcaccgaaaaattccatataatttttataggcCACCGgaaattatacaaaatttttctcgtgACTTTGATTACATTGTCATTGGATCGCAGATACCGACGtaattactattgttattattttccatCGGTAACTGCGAGCAACTCAcagatgagaaaatttttcctccACTGCTAAGAAAGTTCTCATTGGGTCGCCAATACCGACGCGACTATTATTgtcgttatttttttcagaactaaCTTCTAACATaaagggattttttttaacaaaattttttagccaaaATGAAACACAaacactaaataaatataaaaacacaaaattaaaacatatcAACAAACTTTGTAAAGTTTGCGAGCAAACGGgtacaaaataatataatttaagaaaCATAAACTATGTAACAACAAACATGTAATAACTAAAATGATAAAtcaagagaattttaaaagtaaagtaacttttaacaaaatttcatgTAACTCTTTCACTACTTTTTCTGATTAACCGCAACTTAAATTTTACCACCAATCTTCCCAcgcgaaaaaattatatatgcggcatatattcagatttgcccgaatatatacggacatataatttttccgtgtgggtTTCCCGACGGAGATTCGGGAGATCCGAACCCTGGTCCATCTTGACCATACCCGGTAAACTGGCTGCATACACCCCCAATCTTCAagtctttttaagtaaaaaatgaacttaaaaaattgccCGTGTAAAAAAGTTGCAGTATTCCACAGGTGATCCGCTGAATATCATGTAGAAGTAatattttgacacaaatatATGAATTCCAGATGAATTCCTGATGAATACACAAAGATAGTATAGAAATATAGTTTTAGTGATAGattgtatgaaaaattctatt
The Microplitis mediator isolate UGA2020A chromosome 6, iyMicMedi2.1, whole genome shotgun sequence genome window above contains:
- the LOC130669551 gene encoding uncharacterized protein LOC130669551; amino-acid sequence: MGRDSRKVSRELRSSEKINKSRSVKRKNVFNPKTAERDESIQSTSSKKLKQNTEDDVPEDSSTEFRIINFIQVFTAISALIKCKKCDGNVVFQTASTRGLGFKIVVACNNCGNEYIPSCSFVGHSYEINRRFIFVMRILGIGYEGLCKFCGLMDMPSFLDKSTHTILLKQILNCSKAVAETFMTKAVNEEKQAMPTTENEDINHLTVSGDGTWQKRGYTSSFGVSSIIGYFTGKILDINIKSAYCKLCEYWKKKTNTVEFEEWYQSHEDVCSANHQGSSGKMEVDAMVEMFSYSETKYGVKYANYIGDGDSKTYSGIIKSDPYENTTVNKKECIGHVQKQMGSRLRTLKSKQKGLGGRGKLTGKLIDKLTVYYGLAIRRHCDSIENMKSAIMATFYHYGSSDEKPNHDMCPKGEESWCSYQRAEARGELDTFSHDYSPLPSDVLKAIKPIYEDLSNENLLSRCVGGFNQNNNESFNQLVWKICPKTVNTSFTIVQIAAYVAMCIFNEGINSLLVLMNTLGLNCGPNSHRYAERMDAARIKVADKRANDNTREGRLQRRHQQIDILEAAMSAEELLYGPGIDDSV
- the LOC130669994 gene encoding cyclin-T1-like → MAQKWYFNKEELKNSPSSKDGISAEKELDHKQQAAYLITDLGKRLKLSEVCVYTAIVYMHRFFIHHSLAKIHRYEIATAAIFLAAKVEEEPQKSQAVISALHVCLNKYEVHQLDTTFAENQEKVKALTSNEQLLLATLGF